In Daucus carota subsp. sativus chromosome 4, DH1 v3.0, whole genome shotgun sequence, one DNA window encodes the following:
- the LOC108215731 gene encoding heat stress transcription factor B-2a-like: MAPPPVNGGESNTAESSRSLPTPFLTKTYQLVDDAAIDDIISWNEDGSTFIVWNPTEFARDLLPKYFKHNNFSSFVRQLNTYGFRKVVPDRWEFSNDCFRRGEKRLLRDIQRRKIANLAVATAASQPPAAAAAVTVAVASPVQFVRTMSPTDSGEEQVISSNSSQAIANQLNRDSVPTTNTELVGENERLRKENMQLNKELSQMKSLCNNIYVMMSNYGNNNSNNTSANQAESSSKEQAVLKPLDLLPLKRYCDDLKIGNARSEPEEEDERSPRLFGVPIGSKRARSAEEEVKSEPLEAEDNSGGDPGVDDQDKPLGLGPCQQRSVASD, translated from the exons ATGGCTCCGCCGCCGGTCAATGGCGGAGAATCCAATACGGCCGAGTCTTCCAGATCTCTTCCGACGCCGTTTTTGACCAAAACGTACCAGCTCGTCGATGATGCTGCGATTGACGATATTATCTCCTGGAATGAAGACGGATCTACGTTTATCGTCTGGAATCCAACTGAATTTGCTCGAGATTTGCTGCCTAAATATTTCAAGCATAATAATTTCTCCAGTTTTGTCCGTCAGCTAAATACATAT GGATTTCGCAAGGTAGTGCCTGATCGGTGGGAGTTTTCGAATGATTGCTTCCGTAGAGGCGAGAAACGTCTTTTACGTGATATTCAGCGTCGGAAAATTGCTAATTTAGCTGTTGCTACTGCTGCTTCTCAGCCACCAGCTGCTGCGGCTGCGGTTACTGTTGCAGTAGCATCACCTGTTCAGTTTGTGCGGACGATGTCACCGACTGATTCGGGCGAGGAACAAGTCATCTCATCGAATTCTTCACAGGCAATTGCTAATCAGCTGAATAGAGATTCAGTTCCGACTACTAACACAGAGCTTGTTGGTGAGAACGAGCGATTGAGGAAAGAGAATATGCAGCTCAACAAAGAATTGAGCCAGATGAAGAGCTTatgtaataatatttatgtaatgATGTCTAATTAtggtaataataatagtaataatactAGTGCTAATCAGGCTGAGAGTAGTTCCAAGGAGCAGGCGGTTTTGAAACCACTGGATCTTTTGCCTTTGAAGCGGTACTGTGATGATCTAAAGATAGGAAATGCACGTTCAGAACCTGAGGAGGAGGATGAACGGAGTCCGAGATTATTTGGTGTTCCGATTGGGAGTAAACGTGCGAGAAGTGCTGAGGAGGAGGTGAAATCAGAGCCATTGGAAGCGGAGGACAACAGTGGTGGCGACCCTGGTGTTGATGATCAGGATAAGCCCTTGGGCTTGGGGCCATGCCAACAGCGAAGTGTGGCTTCTGATTAG
- the LOC108216751 gene encoding tRNA (guanine(26)-N(2))-dimethyltransferase isoform X3 produces the protein MILLSPKPTCILFNKPINPFSKSNHPKPHHQNNTTPSSNHHISCKSEYKTERGLQFDVGDTFFRHESATGRDLAVLAAAIHKKANNDKLRVLDAMCGCGIRSLRYLVEADADFVLANDADDFHRSVVLSNLSAKVPRISEDGRGRRWLVTNDDANRVMMECCLRRDYFDFIDIDSFGSDSSFLRSAFEALRFGGLVYVTSTDGYTSGGHRPLHSLSSYGAYICPMPYCNELGLRMLIGGAIREAAVLGYYVTPLFSYYSYHGPVFRVLLRVNRGKLPISSECGNSEAISWDKLGQLNCPCNSNVPGSLVVSGPLWTGPLHSKSYLEEMLNLAEEWGWIGNNIGVDLEKLLKYMIDESDPQLPFGYIKLDEVSSRGKINSPPLRSMLSSLQKNGYTASRSHIESNAIKTNCPMSMCIMIAKELQAC, from the exons ATGATTCTGTTGTCCCCTAAACCCACATGCATTCTGTTCAACAAACCCATAAACCCTTTCTCCAAATCAAACCATCCTAAACCCCATCACCAAAACAACACAACACCCAGTTCAAACCACCACATTTCTTGCAAATCCGAATACAAAACCGAAAGGGGTCTTCAATTCGACGTCGGCGACACCTTCTTCCGCCACGAAAGCGCCACCGGGCGCGACCTCGCCGTTCTCGCCGCCGCAATCCACAAAAAGGCCAATAATGACAAGCTCCGAGTTCTTGACGCAATGTGTGGCTGCGGCATCCGTTCTCTGCGTTACTTGGTTGAAGCGGATGCTGATTTTGTGCTTGCTAATGACGCGGATGATTTTCACAGGAGTGTGGTTTTGTCGAATTTGTCGGCGAAGGTTCCAAGAATTTCGGAGGATGGTAGGGGGAGGAGGTGGTTGGTTACAAATGACGATGCGAATAGAGTGATGATGGAGTGTTGTTTGAGGAgggattattttgattttatcgaTATTGATTCTTTTGGTAGTGATTCGAGTTTTTTGAGGTCTGCATTTGAGGCTTTGAGGTTTGGTGGTTTGGTGTATGTTACTTCTACTGATGGATATACTTCCGGTGGTCATCGTCCTCTTCA CTCTTTATCTTCTTATGGAGCATATATTTGTCCTATGCCATACTGCAATGAGCTTGGTTTGAGAATGCTTATAGGTGGGGCCATTCGTGAAGCTGCAGTGCTGGGTTACTATGTTACGCCACTTTTTTCATATTATTCATACCATGGACCTGTTTTTAGAGTTTTGCTCCGTGTCAATCGAGGAAAGCTTCCCATCAGCAG TGAGTGTGGAAATTCTGAAGCAATATCGTGGGACAAACTAGGCCAACTGAATTGCCCGTGCAACTCAAAT GTTCCTGGGTCACTTGTTGTTTCAGGTCCTCTTTGGACAGGGCCTCTTCACAGCAAAAGCTATCTTGAAGAAATGCTAAATTTGGCTGAAGAATGGGGATGGATAGGCAACAATATTGGAGTAGATCTTGAGAAGCTATTGAAGTATATGATAGATGAAAGTGACCCTCAATTACCATTTGGATACATCAAGTTGGATGAG gtCTCAAGCCGTGGGAAGATTAATTCCCCTCCACTCAGGAGCATGCTGAGCTCCTTGCAGAAG AATGGATACACTGCAAGCAGATCACATATTGAATCCAATGCAATCAAGACAAATTGTCCAATGTCAATGTGCATCATGATCGCAAAGGAACTCCAAGCATGCTAA
- the LOC108216751 gene encoding tRNA (guanine(26)-N(2))-dimethyltransferase isoform X2 translates to MILLSPKPTCILFNKPINPFSKSNHPKPHHQNNTTPSSNHHISCKSEYKTERGLQFDVGDTFFRHESATGRDLAVLAAAIHKKANNDKLRVLDAMCGCGIRSLRYLVEADADFVLANDADDFHRSVVLSNLSAKVPRISEDGRGRRWLVTNDDANRVMMECCLRRDYFDFIDIDSFGSDSSFLRSAFEALRFGGLVYVTSTDGYTSGGHRPLHSLSSYGAYICPMPYCNELGLRMLIGGAIREAAVLGYYVTPLFSYYSYHGPVFRVLLRVNRGKLPISRYCSECGNSEAISWDKLGQLNCPCNSNVPGSLVVSGPLWTGPLHSKSYLEEMLNLAEEWGWIGNNIGVDLEKLLKYMIDESDPQLPFGYIKLDEVSSRGKINSPPLRSMLSSLQKNGYTASRSHIESNAIKTNCPMSMCIMIAKELQAC, encoded by the exons ATGATTCTGTTGTCCCCTAAACCCACATGCATTCTGTTCAACAAACCCATAAACCCTTTCTCCAAATCAAACCATCCTAAACCCCATCACCAAAACAACACAACACCCAGTTCAAACCACCACATTTCTTGCAAATCCGAATACAAAACCGAAAGGGGTCTTCAATTCGACGTCGGCGACACCTTCTTCCGCCACGAAAGCGCCACCGGGCGCGACCTCGCCGTTCTCGCCGCCGCAATCCACAAAAAGGCCAATAATGACAAGCTCCGAGTTCTTGACGCAATGTGTGGCTGCGGCATCCGTTCTCTGCGTTACTTGGTTGAAGCGGATGCTGATTTTGTGCTTGCTAATGACGCGGATGATTTTCACAGGAGTGTGGTTTTGTCGAATTTGTCGGCGAAGGTTCCAAGAATTTCGGAGGATGGTAGGGGGAGGAGGTGGTTGGTTACAAATGACGATGCGAATAGAGTGATGATGGAGTGTTGTTTGAGGAgggattattttgattttatcgaTATTGATTCTTTTGGTAGTGATTCGAGTTTTTTGAGGTCTGCATTTGAGGCTTTGAGGTTTGGTGGTTTGGTGTATGTTACTTCTACTGATGGATATACTTCCGGTGGTCATCGTCCTCTTCA CTCTTTATCTTCTTATGGAGCATATATTTGTCCTATGCCATACTGCAATGAGCTTGGTTTGAGAATGCTTATAGGTGGGGCCATTCGTGAAGCTGCAGTGCTGGGTTACTATGTTACGCCACTTTTTTCATATTATTCATACCATGGACCTGTTTTTAGAGTTTTGCTCCGTGTCAATCGAGGAAAGCTTCCCATCAGCAG atACTGCAGTGAGTGTGGAAATTCTGAAGCAATATCGTGGGACAAACTAGGCCAACTGAATTGCCCGTGCAACTCAAAT GTTCCTGGGTCACTTGTTGTTTCAGGTCCTCTTTGGACAGGGCCTCTTCACAGCAAAAGCTATCTTGAAGAAATGCTAAATTTGGCTGAAGAATGGGGATGGATAGGCAACAATATTGGAGTAGATCTTGAGAAGCTATTGAAGTATATGATAGATGAAAGTGACCCTCAATTACCATTTGGATACATCAAGTTGGATGAG gtCTCAAGCCGTGGGAAGATTAATTCCCCTCCACTCAGGAGCATGCTGAGCTCCTTGCAGAAG AATGGATACACTGCAAGCAGATCACATATTGAATCCAATGCAATCAAGACAAATTGTCCAATGTCAATGTGCATCATGATCGCAAAGGAACTCCAAGCATGCTAA
- the LOC108216751 gene encoding tRNA (guanine(26)-N(2))-dimethyltransferase isoform X1 produces the protein MILLSPKPTCILFNKPINPFSKSNHPKPHHQNNTTPSSNHHISCKSEYKTERGLQFDVGDTFFRHESATGRDLAVLAAAIHKKANNDKLRVLDAMCGCGIRSLRYLVEADADFVLANDADDFHRSVVLSNLSAKVPRISEDGRGRRWLVTNDDANRVMMECCLRRDYFDFIDIDSFGSDSSFLRSAFEALRFGGLVYVTSTDGYTSGGHRPLHSLSSYGAYICPMPYCNELGLRMLIGGAIREAAVLGYYVTPLFSYYSYHGPVFRVLLRVNRGKLPISRHYNFIRYCSECGNSEAISWDKLGQLNCPCNSNVPGSLVVSGPLWTGPLHSKSYLEEMLNLAEEWGWIGNNIGVDLEKLLKYMIDESDPQLPFGYIKLDEVSSRGKINSPPLRSMLSSLQKNGYTASRSHIESNAIKTNCPMSMCIMIAKELQAC, from the exons ATGATTCTGTTGTCCCCTAAACCCACATGCATTCTGTTCAACAAACCCATAAACCCTTTCTCCAAATCAAACCATCCTAAACCCCATCACCAAAACAACACAACACCCAGTTCAAACCACCACATTTCTTGCAAATCCGAATACAAAACCGAAAGGGGTCTTCAATTCGACGTCGGCGACACCTTCTTCCGCCACGAAAGCGCCACCGGGCGCGACCTCGCCGTTCTCGCCGCCGCAATCCACAAAAAGGCCAATAATGACAAGCTCCGAGTTCTTGACGCAATGTGTGGCTGCGGCATCCGTTCTCTGCGTTACTTGGTTGAAGCGGATGCTGATTTTGTGCTTGCTAATGACGCGGATGATTTTCACAGGAGTGTGGTTTTGTCGAATTTGTCGGCGAAGGTTCCAAGAATTTCGGAGGATGGTAGGGGGAGGAGGTGGTTGGTTACAAATGACGATGCGAATAGAGTGATGATGGAGTGTTGTTTGAGGAgggattattttgattttatcgaTATTGATTCTTTTGGTAGTGATTCGAGTTTTTTGAGGTCTGCATTTGAGGCTTTGAGGTTTGGTGGTTTGGTGTATGTTACTTCTACTGATGGATATACTTCCGGTGGTCATCGTCCTCTTCA CTCTTTATCTTCTTATGGAGCATATATTTGTCCTATGCCATACTGCAATGAGCTTGGTTTGAGAATGCTTATAGGTGGGGCCATTCGTGAAGCTGCAGTGCTGGGTTACTATGTTACGCCACTTTTTTCATATTATTCATACCATGGACCTGTTTTTAGAGTTTTGCTCCGTGTCAATCGAGGAAAGCTTCCCATCAGCAG gcattataattttatcagatACTGCAGTGAGTGTGGAAATTCTGAAGCAATATCGTGGGACAAACTAGGCCAACTGAATTGCCCGTGCAACTCAAAT GTTCCTGGGTCACTTGTTGTTTCAGGTCCTCTTTGGACAGGGCCTCTTCACAGCAAAAGCTATCTTGAAGAAATGCTAAATTTGGCTGAAGAATGGGGATGGATAGGCAACAATATTGGAGTAGATCTTGAGAAGCTATTGAAGTATATGATAGATGAAAGTGACCCTCAATTACCATTTGGATACATCAAGTTGGATGAG gtCTCAAGCCGTGGGAAGATTAATTCCCCTCCACTCAGGAGCATGCTGAGCTCCTTGCAGAAG AATGGATACACTGCAAGCAGATCACATATTGAATCCAATGCAATCAAGACAAATTGTCCAATGTCAATGTGCATCATGATCGCAAAGGAACTCCAAGCATGCTAA
- the LOC108216490 gene encoding phosphoglucan phosphatase LSF2, chloroplastic produces the protein MEGATMVKTSSVSPMPLLLPYPKTCNLVYARRISTGCLKMHKVVSQASQGRGGEITDKSTSSSSSNRVEDYNTAMKRLMRNPYEYHHDLGMNYTLITENLIVGSQPQKAEDVDHLKNEENVAYILNLQQDKDFEYWGIDLQSVVNRCQKIGIRHMRRPARDFDGDSLRAGLPKAVSSLEWAISEGKGRVYVHCTAGLGRAPAVAIAYLFWFGDMDLNTAYSFLTSKRPCGPNKRAVQGATYDLVKDNPWEEPFESLSENAFEDMADWERKKAQDRVRSLRGT, from the exons ATGGAAGGTGCAACAATGGTTAAAACCTCTTCTGTGTCTCCAATGCCACTCTTGTTACCGTATCCTAAAACTTGTAATTTGGTTTATGCTAGGAGAATTAGTACTGGTTGTTTGAAAATGCATAAAGTTGTATCTCAGGCCAGCCAAGGCAGAGGTGGGGAGATTACTGATAAGAGTACTAGTAGCAGCAGCAGTAACAGAGTGGAGGATTACAATACTGCTATGAAGAGATTGATGAGGAACCCTTATGAATATCACCATGATCtcg GCATGAACTATACATTGATCACTGAAAATCTGATTGTGGGCTCCCAGCCCCAGAAAGCTGAAGATGTGGATCACCTCAAAAACGAAGAAAATGTTGCATACATTCTTAATTTGCAGCAGGACAAAGATTTTGAGTATTGGGGGATCGATCTACAGTCTGTAGTAAATAGATGTCAAAAGATTGGAATTCGTCACATGAGAAGGCCT GCTAGAGATTTCGATGGTGACTCCCTAAGGGCTGGATTACCTAAAGCTGTCTCCTCGCTAGAATGGGCTATTTCAGAAGGTAAAGGTAGAGTATACGTACATTGTACTGCTGGATTAGGAAGAGCTCCTGCAGTTGCTATTGCTTACTTGTTCTGGTTCGGTGACATGGAT TTAAACACAGCGTACAGTTTTCTTACCTCAAAGAGACCTTGCGGACCTAATAAAAGAGCAGTGCAGGGAGCTACATATGATTTAGTTAAAGATAATCCCTGGGAGGAGCCATTTGAAAGTCTTTCAGAAAATGCTTTCGAGGACATGGCAGATTGGGAGAGAAAAAAAGCTCAGGATCGTGTCCGCTCCTTACGTGGAACATAA
- the LOC108219591 gene encoding uncharacterized protein LOC108219591 isoform X1, with translation MVGRSRIESLVSCFVKVAHPQEAHAVFYSASSFFFILSAYFVIIPLRDEGAISLGLANLPELFVGSLFLTLLAAPLSTLVFSLPNLSRPKALVLILRFFSLSLAVFFILWVFSSPGYSLSTFKGFVMKSSTIKDELKIEVDKSTQASSSGWGDHDWFYISVRIGLFLWVALLNLITISSTWARVIDVMDSESGSRLFGFIGAGATLGQLFGSLFATVMAWMGPYLLLFSSLLMELAAQSSKRINMDTSYTSEELSPIRKADSVEQTAPADEQTAPAARGFSVNFTSLTNPKKWAIFDGLRLILSSTYLLQVSLFLWFSAAVSSFFYFQKVNVIATTIVSPTGRRMLFAQINSFIAVFILAGQLALTGRILTFAGVTMAICSSPIMGFFNLIALAVWPSWISIAVSETLRKVVNYVVTRPARELLFTVVSQDEKYKAKVCIDVVVQRLGDATAAGIYKLLYSSLNGRTTTISLYFLPVCLLWIATAFHLGRRQTQLAKIQTISAT, from the exons ATGGTAGGGAGATCTCGCATAGAATCACTGGTCTCCTGCTTTGTAAAGGTAGCTCATCCCCAGGAAGCCCACGCTGTTTTTTACTCCGCATCCTCTTTCTTCTTT ATACTAAGCGCGTATTTCGTAATAATTCCGTTGCGAGATGAAGGTGCAATTTCACTAGGATTAGCTAATCTTCCTGAGCTTTTTGTTGGCTCCTTGTTCCTCACATTGCTTGCTGCCCCTCTCTCTACACTCGTCTTCTCGCTACCTAACCTTTCCCGGCCTAAG GCATTGGTGTTGATACTCCGGTTCTTTAGTTTGTCACTGGCTGTCTTCTTTATTCTCTGGGTTTTTTCTTCACCCGGATACTCACTTTCCACCTTCAAG GGGTTTGTCATGAAGTCCTCAACTATAAAAGACGAACTAAAGATTGAAGTTGATAAATCCACTCAAGCAAGCTCAAGCGGGTGGGGTGACCATGACTGGTTTTATATTTCAGTGAGAATAGGCTTGTTCCTCTGG GTGGCTCTGCTTAATCTTATTACTATCTCTTCAACTTGGGCAAGAGTCATTGATGTGATGGACAGCGAG TCAGGTTCAAGATTGTTTGGTTTCATTGGCGCTGGCGCTACACTTGGTCAGCTTTTTGGTTCACTGTTTGCAACAGTCATGGCCTGGATGGGACCAT ATTTGCTCCTTTTCTCTTCTCTCCTTATGGAATTGGCTGCACAGTCGTCAAAAAGGATAAACATGGACACATCCTATACTTCTGAAGAACTATCTCCAATCAG AAAGGCTGATTCTGTTGAACAAACTGCACCGGCTGATGAACAAACTGCACCGGCTGCTAGGGGATTCTCTGTCAATTTTACTTCTCTGACAAACCCTAAAAAATGGGCTATATTTGATGGACTAAGGCTTATACTATCATCGACATACTTGCTACAGGTGTCATTATTCCTGTGGTTTAGTGCAGCTGTATCCTCTTTTTTCTACTTTCAG AAAGTAAATGTGATTGCCACAACAATTGTGAGTCCTACTGGCAGAAGAATGCTATTTGCGCAGATTAACAGCTTTATTGCTGTTTTTATCCTTGCCGGACAGCTTGCTTTGACG GGACGCATCCTTACCTTTGCCGGGGTGACCATGGCTATATGCTCATCACCCATCATGGGGTTCTTTAATTTAATAGCTCTTGCTGTGTGGCCAAGTTGGATATCAATTGCTGTCTCTGAGACCCTTCGGAAG GTGGTTAATTATGTTGTAACTAGGCCGGCAAGAGAACTTCTTTTTACCGTGGTCTCGCAAGATGAAAAATACAAAGCGAAG GTGTGCATCGATGTAGTTGTTCAAAGGCTTGGGGATGCAACTGCTGCTGGAATATACAAGCTACTTTATAGCAGTCTCAATGGCAGAACAACCACCATCTCTCTATATTTTCTCCCT GTATGTTTGTTGTGGATAGCGACGGCATTCCATTTAGGGCGCAGGCAAACACAACTTGCAAAGATCCAGACCATTTCTGCAACCTAA
- the LOC108219591 gene encoding uncharacterized protein LOC108219591 isoform X3 gives MKSSTIKDELKIEVDKSTQASSSGWGDHDWFYISVRIGLFLWVALLNLITISSTWARVIDVMDSESGSRLFGFIGAGATLGQLFGSLFATVMAWMGPYLLLFSSLLMELAAQSSKRINMDTSYTSEELSPIRKADSVEQTAPADEQTAPAARGFSVNFTSLTNPKKWAIFDGLRLILSSTYLLQVSLFLWFSAAVSSFFYFQKVNVIATTIVSPTGRRMLFAQINSFIAVFILAGQLALTGRILTFAGVTMAICSSPIMGFFNLIALAVWPSWISIAVSETLRKVVNYVVTRPARELLFTVVSQDEKYKAKVCIDVVVQRLGDATAAGIYKLLYSSLNGRTTTISLYFLPVCLLWIATAFHLGRRQTQLAKIQTISAT, from the exons ATGAAGTCCTCAACTATAAAAGACGAACTAAAGATTGAAGTTGATAAATCCACTCAAGCAAGCTCAAGCGGGTGGGGTGACCATGACTGGTTTTATATTTCAGTGAGAATAGGCTTGTTCCTCTGG GTGGCTCTGCTTAATCTTATTACTATCTCTTCAACTTGGGCAAGAGTCATTGATGTGATGGACAGCGAG TCAGGTTCAAGATTGTTTGGTTTCATTGGCGCTGGCGCTACACTTGGTCAGCTTTTTGGTTCACTGTTTGCAACAGTCATGGCCTGGATGGGACCAT ATTTGCTCCTTTTCTCTTCTCTCCTTATGGAATTGGCTGCACAGTCGTCAAAAAGGATAAACATGGACACATCCTATACTTCTGAAGAACTATCTCCAATCAG AAAGGCTGATTCTGTTGAACAAACTGCACCGGCTGATGAACAAACTGCACCGGCTGCTAGGGGATTCTCTGTCAATTTTACTTCTCTGACAAACCCTAAAAAATGGGCTATATTTGATGGACTAAGGCTTATACTATCATCGACATACTTGCTACAGGTGTCATTATTCCTGTGGTTTAGTGCAGCTGTATCCTCTTTTTTCTACTTTCAG AAAGTAAATGTGATTGCCACAACAATTGTGAGTCCTACTGGCAGAAGAATGCTATTTGCGCAGATTAACAGCTTTATTGCTGTTTTTATCCTTGCCGGACAGCTTGCTTTGACG GGACGCATCCTTACCTTTGCCGGGGTGACCATGGCTATATGCTCATCACCCATCATGGGGTTCTTTAATTTAATAGCTCTTGCTGTGTGGCCAAGTTGGATATCAATTGCTGTCTCTGAGACCCTTCGGAAG GTGGTTAATTATGTTGTAACTAGGCCGGCAAGAGAACTTCTTTTTACCGTGGTCTCGCAAGATGAAAAATACAAAGCGAAG GTGTGCATCGATGTAGTTGTTCAAAGGCTTGGGGATGCAACTGCTGCTGGAATATACAAGCTACTTTATAGCAGTCTCAATGGCAGAACAACCACCATCTCTCTATATTTTCTCCCT GTATGTTTGTTGTGGATAGCGACGGCATTCCATTTAGGGCGCAGGCAAACACAACTTGCAAAGATCCAGACCATTTCTGCAACCTAA
- the LOC108219591 gene encoding uncharacterized protein LOC108219591 isoform X2 → MVGRSRIESLVSCFVKVAHPQEAHAVFYSASSFFFILSAYFVIIPLRDEGAISLGLANLPELFVGSLFLTLLAAPLSTLVFSLPNLSRPKALVLILRFFSLSLAVFFILWVFSSPGYSLSTFKGFVMKSSTIKDELKIEVDKSTQASSSGWGDHDWFYISVRIGLFLWVALLNLITISSTWARVIDVMDSESGSRLFGFIGAGATLGQLFGSLFATVMAWMGPYLLLFSSLLMELAAQSSKRINMDTSYTSEELSPIRKADSVEQTAPADEQTAPAARGFSVNFTSLTNPKKWAIFDGLRLILSSTYLLQVSLFLWFSAAVSSFFYFQKVNVIATTIVSPTGRRMLFAQINSFIAVFILAGQLALTGRILTFAGVTMAICSSPIMGFFNLIALAVWPSWISIAVSETLRKVVNYVVTRPARELLFTVVSQDEKYKAKVDV, encoded by the exons ATGGTAGGGAGATCTCGCATAGAATCACTGGTCTCCTGCTTTGTAAAGGTAGCTCATCCCCAGGAAGCCCACGCTGTTTTTTACTCCGCATCCTCTTTCTTCTTT ATACTAAGCGCGTATTTCGTAATAATTCCGTTGCGAGATGAAGGTGCAATTTCACTAGGATTAGCTAATCTTCCTGAGCTTTTTGTTGGCTCCTTGTTCCTCACATTGCTTGCTGCCCCTCTCTCTACACTCGTCTTCTCGCTACCTAACCTTTCCCGGCCTAAG GCATTGGTGTTGATACTCCGGTTCTTTAGTTTGTCACTGGCTGTCTTCTTTATTCTCTGGGTTTTTTCTTCACCCGGATACTCACTTTCCACCTTCAAG GGGTTTGTCATGAAGTCCTCAACTATAAAAGACGAACTAAAGATTGAAGTTGATAAATCCACTCAAGCAAGCTCAAGCGGGTGGGGTGACCATGACTGGTTTTATATTTCAGTGAGAATAGGCTTGTTCCTCTGG GTGGCTCTGCTTAATCTTATTACTATCTCTTCAACTTGGGCAAGAGTCATTGATGTGATGGACAGCGAG TCAGGTTCAAGATTGTTTGGTTTCATTGGCGCTGGCGCTACACTTGGTCAGCTTTTTGGTTCACTGTTTGCAACAGTCATGGCCTGGATGGGACCAT ATTTGCTCCTTTTCTCTTCTCTCCTTATGGAATTGGCTGCACAGTCGTCAAAAAGGATAAACATGGACACATCCTATACTTCTGAAGAACTATCTCCAATCAG AAAGGCTGATTCTGTTGAACAAACTGCACCGGCTGATGAACAAACTGCACCGGCTGCTAGGGGATTCTCTGTCAATTTTACTTCTCTGACAAACCCTAAAAAATGGGCTATATTTGATGGACTAAGGCTTATACTATCATCGACATACTTGCTACAGGTGTCATTATTCCTGTGGTTTAGTGCAGCTGTATCCTCTTTTTTCTACTTTCAG AAAGTAAATGTGATTGCCACAACAATTGTGAGTCCTACTGGCAGAAGAATGCTATTTGCGCAGATTAACAGCTTTATTGCTGTTTTTATCCTTGCCGGACAGCTTGCTTTGACG GGACGCATCCTTACCTTTGCCGGGGTGACCATGGCTATATGCTCATCACCCATCATGGGGTTCTTTAATTTAATAGCTCTTGCTGTGTGGCCAAGTTGGATATCAATTGCTGTCTCTGAGACCCTTCGGAAG GTGGTTAATTATGTTGTAACTAGGCCGGCAAGAGAACTTCTTTTTACCGTGGTCTCGCAAGATGAAAAATACAAAGCGAAG GTGGACGTGTGA